The following nucleotide sequence is from Tautonia rosea.
CAGGGTGTGACCGAAGGCAAGCCGTTGGCCCTGCGAGACATCTACGGCAACCTGCTCGCCTTCCTGCATGTCGAGGAAATCTACGCGTACGACAAGGAGGCCGAGGCCAAAGGGGCTTATGGCACCACCGACGCCAAGCACCCTTCGGTCGCCTACCTGAACCGCCAGCCCGGCTACTACGCCGCCGGTAAGCTGGAAGTCATCCGCGTCCCGCCGCATTACGACTTTGTCGAACTCCGCAAGACACCCGCTGAGGTCCGAGCCCACTTTACCGAGAAGGGCTGGGAGAAGGTTGTTGCCTTCCAGACCCGCAACCCCTTGCACCGGGCCCACGAAGAACTGACCAAGCTTGCGGCCAAGCAGGTTGGCGGCGGCCTTCTCATTCACCCGGTTGTCGGCGTCACCAAGCCGGGCGACGTGGACCACTTCACCCGCGTTCGCTGCTACCGAGCCCTGGTGGACGACTACTACGACGAGAACGCGGTCGTCCTCAGCCTCTTGCCGCTTGCCATGCGGATGGCCGGCCCTCGTGAGGCCCTCTTCCACGCGATCATCCGCCGCAACTTCGGCTGTACTCACCTGATCGTCGGCCGAGACCACGCCGGCCCCGGCAATGACTCCTCGGGCAAGCCCTTCTACGGGCCGTACGACGCCCAGGAATTCATGCAGAAGTATGGCGATGAAATCGGCATGGGCATGGTCGATTTCAAGTTGATGGTCTACCTGCCCGACGAAGACCGCTACTGCGCCGTCGATGAGGTCCCCGAGGGGGTCAAGACCGCCAACATCTCCGGCACCCAGGTCCGCGACGACTACCTCGCCAAGGGCGTTCCCCTTCCCGACTGGTTCAGCCGCCCCGAGGTGGCTGAGATCCTCCGCGAAACGAACCCGCCGAAGTTCAAC
It contains:
- a CDS encoding bifunctional sulfate adenylyltransferase/adenylylsulfate kinase encodes the protein MTISASTSHPGPNTPYGGSLVDLIVDEARAAEMRATSQDYPSLTLDERGLCDLELLATGGFSPLQGFMGKADYERVVAEMRLADGTLWPLPVTLPVDPSQGVTEGKPLALRDIYGNLLAFLHVEEIYAYDKEAEAKGAYGTTDAKHPSVAYLNRQPGYYAAGKLEVIRVPPHYDFVELRKTPAEVRAHFTEKGWEKVVAFQTRNPLHRAHEELTKLAAKQVGGGLLIHPVVGVTKPGDVDHFTRVRCYRALVDDYYDENAVVLSLLPLAMRMAGPREALFHAIIRRNFGCTHLIVGRDHAGPGNDSSGKPFYGPYDAQEFMQKYGDEIGMGMVDFKLMVYLPDEDRYCAVDEVPEGVKTANISGTQVRDDYLAKGVPLPDWFSRPEVAEILRETNPPKFNQGLTIWFTGLSGSGKSTIAHALTERLAEYGRNASMLDGDEIRTHLSKGLGFSKEDRDTNIRRVGYVAGLVAQHGGTILCSVISPYRETRDEARKMSKGNFVEVFCDTPLDVCEQRDVKGLYAKARNAVASGKPMGFTGVDDPYEAPLNPEVTLDTSKLSVEQCANEIIEALLKLGYILPHGHR